The Nitrospirae bacterium YQR-1 genomic sequence CAGAAGCTCATCTACGAATGTATTATAGTATAAAACTATCTCAAGATGTTCATATTCTCTGTAGAGGTCTATAACCTCGTTAATCAGTGGTTTAAGGTGTGTGACAGAGAGCTCTATGTCCGGCATTTTCCCAAGACGGGAAAACTCATTAACCAGCTTTTGAATACCATCCACTTCACGTACAATAGTGCCTGTAGCCTTTTTCAGAATTTCCCCAAAATTAGCATCGCCGCTGTTCCATCTCTTTAACATTCTCTCGGCTGAGAGCTTAATCGGTGTAAGAGGGTTTTTGATCTCATGGGTAAGTCTCTTAGCCACGTCTTGCCATGCGAGGGCTTTTTCCGCCCGTATGAGTTCAGTCAGGTCGTCAAAGACCACAAGCAGGCCCACCGGGTTTTTCTTGTCATCTTTTAGTTGCACTATGAAGACCCGCAGCACTATACTTCTACCGTTGACTGACACCCTGAGCTGATCCTTTTTACTAAAAAAATTATACAGATTGATATCTTTTATGAATTTTTCAAATTCATCGGACTTTATATTTTTTATAACCTCTCTGTAATGATGGTTAAGAACATCTGAGGTTTTCACGCCTAATATTTTACATGCAACGTCATTTATGGTTATAACTGAGTTATCAACATCGAGGGAAATAACCCCTGAGTTAATGTTATTTACTATATTTTCAAAACTAAGCCGCCTTCTTTCAGATTCAAGATATGCACTGTGAAGTGAAAGTTCGGTACCCTTAATTTTTTCAATCATTGTATTAAAGGAACTTATTAACATACCGATTTCATCATCACCATGGGTTTCCATCACAGGGTTAAAGTCCCCGCGTGAGACATTTGCAGTGGCATTAAGCAGGTTCTGAATTGGCACAGTAATACCACGGGATACATGCAGAGCCATCCAAAGGGCAAAAAACATGATAAGAAGGGTAAAAAACCCTAAAATTATCAGGTAATTTGCCTTCAGAGGCATCCGGAACTCTCTTAAGGCCATATAGTTTTGGTTAGCTTTCTGAATTTCACCAACAAGTGTACTTATCTCAGGCGGCACCACCTGAGAAACGCTAAGCACCTTATCCACAAGGCCGCCCTTGTAAATGGGTACAGAGGCTCGTATGATATCAAAGTCTCCCTGAGTTATTACCTCAACAGCGTTATTGCCGTTAAAGGCATCCTTTTGTGCCTCAGATAGCTCCTGAGTTTCGTTTTTTAACAAAACAGCTGCGGTATATTTACCATCTATCATTGTACCGTCTCTTAGTTTATGGGCATTTTCAAGAGTTTCTTTTCTTAACAAGACGTATATTTTGGCAGAGAGTGCAAGCGAATCCTCTATAGGTCTGCTCACAAGAGGGACAAACCACTTATCAACGTAACTTGTTACAAGTCCGCTTGAAATTATAAACAACATAATTGAAGGCAGCAGAGTTATGCCTACAAATATTATGACAAGTTGAGTTTTAAACTTGGAGCCGACAATTCTGTTTCTCTTTTCCATTAACAGCTTAATCAGATTTTTTGCTACAAAGAAAGCTAGTGTCAGCAAGGCTATTATGGTGATATTAAACGTTACTATAAACTTTGAGGCGACATCGGAGTTGGCTTTTACAAAAGTTAAGTCAATGTAAATCCAGCCGGCTATTAGTAAGGTGGTCGCAAGTATAAGTGCAGTCAGTTTAAAATACTTCATCTTGCATCAGGAGTAAAGATATCGGAGTCTTTTTTTATTTTGAAATCCCTGTCGTCAACAAAAAAGAAAACATAACCGATCATCTGTTGAGGTTTTTGTTTAACTGATTCAACTGTAACCCTGATGAAATACGAACTGTCATCTGAAAGTGTCCCTGTGGTAAGTGTTGTATCTTTAATCTTTAAAGCCCATTTGACCATCGAATCCAGGGAGTTAAAACGTTTCTCCAAAATAGTGTTACCCTCAACGGACATGACCTTATATTCGCCCTTCACAGGGTTAACCATAAGTGTTCGCGAGATTTTTTTACCCTTTATAAATTCATCCGGCCAGAGACTCCATTTTCTGAATATATCTATGTAAAAGACGATTTCCTTATGAAGGCCTTCACTTATAAGTTTAATTTGGCTTTCATCGAGGGAAAGTGTTAAACTTACTTTTACTGTGCTGCCATAGACATTTATTTCAGGCACAGAGACTTCCTGTGCCGTTACCTGTAGAGGAATCAGCATTATACAAAGTACGATAACTGTTATTGATAGTAGTCTGTTCATTGGAAATCTTTTTTTCTGTAGAAGAAACATTGTAACATAACAGCATGGAAAATTTAAAGAATTATAAGAATGAATATGGGTTTTCAAATCGCCATGACACAAGGAGAGTTGTTGTCTATGCGTTTTTAGCTATGTTTGCAGTAGTGTTTGCTTTTAGCACTGATGCACTAATAAGGGGCGCTATTGCAGGTTTCTTCCAAAACCACAAAGAAATTAGTTTTTTTTACGATAAGATAACTCCTGTGCTTAATTTCATATTTCATGGAACACCACAGTTTACCTTAGCCATCTTAATATTAATAATCGGCAGGTACCGGTATCCCGACTATTACATTGCAGGTAAAACCGCCCTTTTATCCTTAACCTTTAGCGGTTTGGCGGTACAGGCGGTAAAACATATTACAGGAAGGGCCCGGCCCCGGGTGACAGATGTCTTCATAGCAATAGGTCCTACATTCAGAGCCGGTTATGATTCTTTTCCATCCGGACATACGGCACTTGCCTTTTCCATAGCAGTGTTAGTAACACGGTATTTCCCAGGGTTCCGGGCGCCTGCATATTTTTTTGCTGTTTTGTGTGCATTTCACAGGGTAAAGACTGGGTCTCACTTTCCCTCAGATGTGGTGGCGGGGGCTTTTGCCGGTGTGGTTGTGACAAGTATTATAATTTATTATTTCAGTGATAACAAGGAGGTACATGATGGAGGTTAATATTAAATATGACGGCAATGGGCTGATTCCTGCAATAGTGCAGGATGCAGCCAATGGCGAAGTTTTAATGATGGCTTATATGAACGAGCAGTCGTTAAAGGAGACGATAAGAAGCGGTTATACGCATTTTTGGTCCCGTTCCAGGCAAAAGTTTTGGAAAAAGGGGGAGAGCTCCGGCCATGTGCAGGAGGTAAAGGAGATTTTGATTGACTGTGACGGCGACACCATTGTAATTAAAGTCATTCAACACGGTCCAGGCGCTTGTCACACCGGGCATAGAACGTGTTTTTACAGAAACATGGACGGTGTGGAGGTTTCCGAAAAAACTTTTTCGGAAGAGGACGTCTATGGAAAAAAGAGTACTTGATAAACTCTATGGAGTAATTTTAAGCAGAAAAACCATTCCTGTTGAGGGTTCATATACGTGCAAGCTTTTTGAGTCGGGCAGGGGTGGGATTTCAAAAAAAGTCGGGGAGGAGGCGGTTGAGACCATTTTATCGGCATACGAGGACGATAAAAACAGAGTGGTCAGCGAATTAGCCGACCTGTTTTATCATATTTTAGTTTTTATGGCCAATGAGGATATAACCTTAGATGATGTTTATGATGAGTTAAGCAGGAGAGAGAGCGGAGAGGTTAAGCAAAAAAAGGCTCTTTACCGAACAAGTGGGTAGAAAAATAAGAAGTATCCTCTGTCGCCTGAAACACAGTAGCCTACAGGTAAATGGGAAGTCAAGTTTTGCTTTCGCAAAACTGCTCCACTGCGTTACGCCCCTGCGGATGACATCCCCTACCTTGCGGCTATGTATAGTGTAGGCGACGGGGGAGGCAGAGCAACCTTACAGCTCTGGGAAAAGCATGTACTTATAAAAAGGGTAAGGATTGGCTAAATAGTGTATAACACCGCAGCAGCCGGTAGTTTGCCCAGTTGTGAAAGCATCCTTGTCCAGAGAGCAAGTGGCATCATGAAGATATTTGTGCATTTTATTTGATAGCGGAGCCCAACAGAGTGAAGGAAAGGTCTGTCAAGGTCGGCGTAGCCGTGCATTTTAACCTTGACATGACCTTTTGCTTCACTCGTTACAATTGAAAGGCCAAATAAAATGAATTCAAAAGCGTGTATTAAGTTTTTTTGTAACTTGCAGCAACAGATGAAAAAATAAACTTTAACTACTTTTAGTGGGTTGTTGTTTTTCTATATCGGATTTCGGGGTCATTTTCTCGAGATACTTAATTTTTTAAAAATTTTACTTGACATCACGGTTGCTTTAAGGGAGCGTACGCCCAGGAGCTTGTGACAAAGCTAACAAAGTTAGACGATTGAGTGCAACATATATATTTTAATACCCCCTTTCTATTTTAAAATTTGATACTATAAAATACAGGTGTGGTACCGAGTGAGGATAAATGCTGGGGGATACTTAGCGGCTTAGGTGTAACTGATGTTTGTAAACGCTGCGGGGTCTCTTATGACCATAGAGAGGAGCACTACATAGTTAAATCATTAGGTATTGAGTTTTCGATATCTCCAAAGTTAAGAAAAATCAGTCCGCTGACTGAACATGGCAGAGTAATTACAGAGCGCTTTTCAGACTTTTACACTCTTTCCTCACTATTTTACTTAAATGAGGCGAGGGATATTTCAGAAAGCGGTATAATAGTCTCTCCGTTGCAGATAAAGGGCGGTGACATTTTCTTCAGAGGCGGGCATGTGTTGCCTCTGAATAAGCTTGCAATGAAGTATGACGGGAAAAAAGATGATTTTTTAAAAAAGGGGTTCGCAATGGGTGGAGAGATATCCACTTACGGTGACGTCTCATTTAAGATTTACCCGTTTCCACGCCTTCCGGTTATATTAATCCTGTGGCACTCCGATGATGAATTCCCTGCAAGGGCGGACTTGCTGCTTGACTCAACCTGTGAGTTCCACCTTCCTGTCGATGTCATATGGTATGTATGTATGTTGTGCACTCTGATGATGTTTTAATACCAAGCAGCATTCATTCGATTAACTTTGTCGGCTTCGTCGAAAGCTCCCAGCCGTCTCGTTACTCTTCTGACTGCAGCTTGGAATTAGATGGGGTCTCAGGGCAAAGCCCTTCCACTTTCATCTAAATTTCAGCTTATTGACGGCAAACATGGTCATTTTAAGTAACAGCCAGCCGTGTGAAAAACGTGAGATGTTAGTCTCACCATACTCTCTGGCTTTGTAAGTTATCGGCACCTCAACTATTTTTAAGTTTAACTTGACTGAGCCAAATATAAGGTCATAGTCGCCAAAAGGGTCAAAGTCACCAAAGAAATACCGGTTTGCCTGTATCTTAAGATAGTTTTCCCTAGACAGTACTTTTGTACCACACAAGGTGTCTTTAAGACGCTGCCCTAAAATCCACGTAAACATTATTGAGAAAAACTTGTTTCCCAGCATGTTTAAAAACCTCATGGATTCTTTCTCAAGCGGATACACCAAACGTGTGCCGTTTATAAATTCCCCCTTACCGGTGGCAATAGCCTCATAAAACTTAGGAAGTTCCTCCGGCGCAACGGTCAAATCAGCATCCAGAATCATTAAGATATCCCCTGTTGCCATAGCAAAACCTTTTCTGACAGCATCCCCTTTCCCTTTGCCGTCCTGAGTGGTATATTTAAGGTCCACTTTATTACCATAGAGAGCACATACACGTTTGATTTCATCTAAAGTGCCGTCGTTAGAGTGTCCCTCAACAAAGATAATCTCCGTGTGGCTGCCAAGCGTTGGAGTTCGTTTTACGGCATTTTCTATGTTTCCACGTTCGTTTCTTGCAGGGATTATAACACTTACAGTTGGCTCAGGTTTTGTGCCGTCAACCCTGAATGCCGGTTTTGCTATTATGTAACCGGTCAAACACAGGGAATTAAAAAACGGAAGATGTGCTATAAACTTGTTTATAAATGCAGATATAAATGCCCAATTCTTAGGAAATAAAAATCTTCTCCCTGTTTTGATTACTTCAAAATCCTCCAGATACAGCAGCTGGCTGACATCTTCAGCATCAAGCCAGTTCAGCCGCTGCTTAGGCATCTTAAGCCCCAGTGCCTCGGCTATATTTAACAACGGATGCCACAGGGGACAGTTATAAGTTATGACTACTCTTGTGTGGTTATTAATAAGTGGTTTCATTTGCTTAAACACCCGTTGAATGTCTTCAAAAAGCCCAATTGTATCTGAAATAACAATGTACTCAAAAGGTGCCTCATTAAGCTCCAGTTCTTCTGCATCCATTTTGAAAAAATTAAGATACGGATATTTAAGTCTTGCCGTTTGTACCATTTTGGCGGAGAGATCAACACCGACACCATAAGAGGGCTCAAGGGCTGCAAGGATATGCCCTGTGCCGGAGCCTATCTCCAACACTCTTTTACCCGCCGGTATGGTAAACTTCAAAAACTTTATGAGATCGTCATAGTAGTACTTGTTTTTGTCTATATAGTAATCACGTTTGTCGGCTATCGAGTCATAGTAATCCATGACTCTTTGTTTTTTATTAGTCAGTGCAATGGGCATGCTTTAATTGACTGCGACACTTTTTGAGGGAGAAATTTCCACAGCATCAGACATATTACTTCCCTGTGAGATAGTCACCTAAAACCCCCCTGCTGTGTTCGTCATCGTGGCAGTATGTGCACAGGTTTTCCCAGTTGGAACCATCGGCCGGGTTGTTGTGATGATTACCGTCTTTGTGGTGGACTGTAAGAAGGGATTTGTTTTTTTCATTAAACTCGGTGCCGCACTTTGCGCAAATTAGTCCGTGGATTTTAATGGACATATCTCTGTAGTCAGATTGATTTTTAGTAACCTGTCCTTTCAGCTCCTTTATTATATCCTCAACAGGCCTGCCGTCAGCCGGTTTTTTGGTTACTTTCCTCATTGTAAAGCTACGGTCTCTTCTGCTCATATCACTAAAGCCTCTTTAAAGTCTGTTTAATTTACGATAGTTTAACATCATAAAAACTATTAGTCAATATTTAATGTATCAGTGTAATAGCAAATTAAAAATGTCCGCAAAGAGCGGTCATAGCAGGCTCTGGTTTAGAATGAGTAATTGGAGAGGTTATTAAAGCGTTTAAATAACTCTGTCGAAAGTATTATAATACGTTAAGATGGCAACACTTAAATTTTCTGTTATAACCGTGTCTTTTAATCAGGGTAAATACATAGAGGAAACCATCGTAAGTGTACTTACGCAGAATTACCCTGACTTTGAGCATATCATAATAGATGGGGGCTCAACCGATAACACGTTAGAGATTCTAAAAAGCTACCCGCATTTAATCTGGGTCTCAGAGCCTGACAATGGCCAGGCGGATGCCTTAAACAAGGGATTTGCCATGGCAGACGGAGACGTCATCGCATGGATAAACTCCGATGACTACCACTACCCCGGGGCTTTTCAAAAGGTTGCTCAGGCTTTCAGAGACAATCCCGAGGCCGGTGTTATATACGGCAACTGTCTGTATTACTTTGAAAACTCCGCGGAACACTATGTCAATATCAATTCTGAACTGGATTTTGAGAAAATGCTCCGGTACTGGAGCCACAATGTGCCACCCAACCAACCCTCTGTTTTTTTTAAACGCTGCCTGCTTAGCGACTTCGGCGCACTTGACACTTCTTTAAAATACATGATGGACTACGATTTGTTTTTAAGGTTCGCTCAAAAATACAAGTTTTACTATATTGATGAAACTCTGTCGGTCTATCGCTTTCACAAAGACTCCAAAAGCGGATTTGCCAATTGGAGCGTCTTTTACGCTGAAACCCACAAGATATATAAACGATACAAACACCTTTCAGCTGAACTCCCATGCGGACCTCTTGGAACTCTCGCACTGCCTTTCATTAAGGCCCTTCATGAGGAGTCTCTGTGGCATATAAAATCACTGAAAAACACTATTACACAAATCCTGACTCAAATAAACCGTGACCTTGAGATACTTTTAATCACAGACGTCACAGATGCAAATAACATATTAGACCTCCCCGATACACATTTAGATATAAAGATTATTGAGATTGACACAATGTCGTTGTTCTTGTTTTATCAGACGGTATCACTAAACTCAGCCGGATACGTTGTGCATTTCCCTTCTGTAACAGAGCCATTGCACACAGGGTGGCTCAGAGATTCAATCAACGTGCTTCTGGATAATTCTGACATGCTATACTTCTACGATAAGTGGATGAGAGGAAAGACCCACCCGGTTATTGCCGATGGTGATTTCCCAGGGCCTCAGATTTCTATAAGGAGAGGCTTTTTTGAGTGCTTTAAACCGTTTTCATTTTCCATTACAGATGCACCGGAGTTTACCGTAATTGTACGTGTTAACGGCAGCCCTGCTCTGCTTCTTTATTCTGTTTATCAAGTTTGGCTGCAATGCAAGAATCGGAAAGTTGAAATTATAACGGTTTTATCTGAAGGATTAAATGATTACGGCCAATGGGTGGCTCATGTGGAAGGTCTCAGAGCCAAAAAAATCTCCGGCGAATTTACTTTAAGTGAGATATTAAAACAGACGGCAGCGGAAGTAAACGGAAAATACGTTGTTATGATAAACGGTGCATATGAAATAGTGGAAGGATTTTTCGATGCAATTACAAAAACCATAAGCGGGCTCAATCGTTGTGGTTTCATTGGTGCAAAAGTAATTGACCACAACAGAGTTTTAAGAAATGCAGGTTCAACCATGTGGGCAAACGGTGACGTTACCAATCATGGGGAATATGACAATCCTGAAGCTGATAAGTATAACTTTCTCAGGGAAGTGGATTTCTACTCAGGGGGGTGTTTCATTGTACCCGCTGACATTCTGAAAAAATACATCAAAGACGGCAATGTGTATAAAACTGATTTATATGCTGGGGCTGAGCTGTGTGTTTTCATAAGAAGCTACGGGTTTAAGGTTTTTTATTTGCCTGAAACTGTGGTTAAATTGATTGCACCTGAAGATAACTATACTGAGAAAGGAAGAGATGAGATTCAGGGAAGAGATGAATTGTTGTTTAAAGACCGGTGTCTGTTTTTAGAATATCGAAAGCAGCAATTAGAGACTAATCACTTTAAACGTGGCCACGAATTTACCGGCAAGGCTTATGGTAAAGCTGAGAGTATTTTATTTGTTATCAATAAGCTCCCCTCCGGTGTTGCCAAAGCCGGTGGTTTCAACTTATATGAATTAACCACCGGATTGTTAAAAAGAGATATCGGGGTAACTTTTTACTTTGACGGCGGCATCTTAAAAAATCAAGGTAAGGAACTTCAATCTTCAGGCGTGGAAGTCTGTTATGATATTGAGAATTTTGAGGATTTTTTAAAACTAAACAGAGACCGTTTTGATATAATATGGCTTCAGGGGCGTACGAGCACTTTTTATAAAATCGAGGGAATCAGAAAGTATTGCTATAATGCAGTCATATTATATAAGGTTGAAGATGGGTACGGGGAAGTTTCCTCAGCTTCCGGTCTTACGGAATATGAGAGGGAAAAACTTTCTGAGATCTATGAGTTGCAGTCAAAGTATATTTATAGATATGCGGATATCTTGCTTGTCAGCTCTGCGGATGAATTGACAGAGTTATCATCCTTTGGGTATGCTACGAAAATTATTAAATATGAAGAAGTATTGGCTGGAAGTTTAAGTGAAATAAGAAGTAAATGCAAAAACTTAAACTATCGTGTTAACATAGTGGCTATACTTAGAGAAAAAGATGAAATTGTCTCTGTAACGCTTGATGGATTAAGAAAAATAATACCATTTGTTGAAACAGAACGTGAGCTTTATATCTGGGGGGCAGGTGCCGCCGGAATCTCCACAAGATTTATGATAAATGAAATTGGTTTTTATGTAAATGGATTTATAGACGGCAGCTCCGGTAAGTGGGGGACGGTGGTTAACGGACTTATTGTGTATTCACCTGAGACATTAATAAACCGGCATAAAAAACCCTTTGTGGTAATCGCCTCAATGTATTTTGTAGAAATTGGAAAAACTCTATCGGACATGGGTTATGAGCACGGTGTAGATTTCATAAATAATGTGTTTTATTAACTGTAGTGAATGATATTTAATCTTTCGGAATTTGCGGCTTCCGCCACAGCACAACAGTACATCCGGGAATTTGGAAATCTTGCAAAGACCGGCAACTTATTAATCATAAAAAAACCCTTTCACATATATTATCGATACGGCTTTTATTGCATCGTCTTTATCTTTCGCCCTGAAAAGTATCCTATACATATTATATCCCTTTTTATCACTGTATAAGAGCACTACGTCTCCCTTAGCAGTCGGCACAAGCTCCTTAAACCTTGTAAATTCTATCGTTAAACCATTGTCTACCATAATAGTCTTCTTTGCAGAATCAAAAACAACATTTTTAACATAACTACTAAACGCTGTTTCGTCTATATGTGCACAGGTTAAAACTGCAAGAGACATCATCGCAGGTAAAGACAA encodes the following:
- a CDS encoding glycosyltransferase, with translation MATLKFSVITVSFNQGKYIEETIVSVLTQNYPDFEHIIIDGGSTDNTLEILKSYPHLIWVSEPDNGQADALNKGFAMADGDVIAWINSDDYHYPGAFQKVAQAFRDNPEAGVIYGNCLYYFENSAEHYVNINSELDFEKMLRYWSHNVPPNQPSVFFKRCLLSDFGALDTSLKYMMDYDLFLRFAQKYKFYYIDETLSVYRFHKDSKSGFANWSVFYAETHKIYKRYKHLSAELPCGPLGTLALPFIKALHEESLWHIKSLKNTITQILTQINRDLEILLITDVTDANNILDLPDTHLDIKIIEIDTMSLFLFYQTVSLNSAGYVVHFPSVTEPLHTGWLRDSINVLLDNSDMLYFYDKWMRGKTHPVIADGDFPGPQISIRRGFFECFKPFSFSITDAPEFTVIVRVNGSPALLLYSVYQVWLQCKNRKVEIITVLSEGLNDYGQWVAHVEGLRAKKISGEFTLSEILKQTAAEVNGKYVVMINGAYEIVEGFFDAITKTISGLNRCGFIGAKVIDHNRVLRNAGSTMWANGDVTNHGEYDNPEADKYNFLREVDFYSGGCFIVPADILKKYIKDGNVYKTDLYAGAELCVFIRSYGFKVFYLPETVVKLIAPEDNYTEKGRDEIQGRDELLFKDRCLFLEYRKQQLETNHFKRGHEFTGKAYGKAESILFVINKLPSGVAKAGGFNLYELTTGLLKRDIGVTFYFDGGILKNQGKELQSSGVEVCYDIENFEDFLKLNRDRFDIIWLQGRTSTFYKIEGIRKYCYNAVILYKVEDGYGEVSSASGLTEYEREKLSEIYELQSKYIYRYADILLVSSADELTELSSFGYATKIIKYEEVLAGSLSEIRSKCKNLNYRVNIVAILREKDEIVSVTLDGLRKIIPFVETERELYIWGAGAAGISTRFMINEIGFYVNGFIDGSSGKWGTVVNGLIVYSPETLINRHKKPFVVIASMYFVEIGKTLSDMGYEHGVDFINNVFY
- the hisI gene encoding phosphoribosyl-AMP cyclohydrolase → MMEVNIKYDGNGLIPAIVQDAANGEVLMMAYMNEQSLKETIRSGYTHFWSRSRQKFWKKGESSGHVQEVKEILIDCDGDTIVIKVIQHGPGACHTGHRTCFYRNMDGVEVSEKTFSEEDVYGKKST
- a CDS encoding ATP-binding protein produces the protein MKYFKLTALILATTLLIAGWIYIDLTFVKANSDVASKFIVTFNITIIALLTLAFFVAKNLIKLLMEKRNRIVGSKFKTQLVIIFVGITLLPSIMLFIISSGLVTSYVDKWFVPLVSRPIEDSLALSAKIYVLLRKETLENAHKLRDGTMIDGKYTAAVLLKNETQELSEAQKDAFNGNNAVEVITQGDFDIIRASVPIYKGGLVDKVLSVSQVVPPEISTLVGEIQKANQNYMALREFRMPLKANYLIILGFFTLLIMFFALWMALHVSRGITVPIQNLLNATANVSRGDFNPVMETHGDDEIGMLISSFNTMIEKIKGTELSLHSAYLESERRRLSFENIVNNINSGVISLDVDNSVITINDVACKILGVKTSDVLNHHYREVIKNIKSDEFEKFIKDINLYNFFSKKDQLRVSVNGRSIVLRVFIVQLKDDKKNPVGLLVVFDDLTELIRAEKALAWQDVAKRLTHEIKNPLTPIKLSAERMLKRWNSGDANFGEILKKATGTIVREVDGIQKLVNEFSRLGKMPDIELSVTHLKPLINEVIDLYREYEHLEIVLYYNTFVDELLIDADNFKRVLINIFDNAVQAIDENGKITVIVREDETTSNIIIEVSDTGEGIRDEDKDKLFQPYFSRRKNGTGLGLAIAHRIVTEHKGMISVKDNTPKGSVFKIELPCF
- a CDS encoding phosphatase PAP2 family protein; amino-acid sequence: MENLKNYKNEYGFSNRHDTRRVVVYAFLAMFAVVFAFSTDALIRGAIAGFFQNHKEISFFYDKITPVLNFIFHGTPQFTLAILILIIGRYRYPDYYIAGKTALLSLTFSGLAVQAVKHITGRARPRVTDVFIAIGPTFRAGYDSFPSGHTALAFSIAVLVTRYFPGFRAPAYFFAVLCAFHRVKTGSHFPSDVVAGAFAGVVVTSIIIYYFSDNKEVHDGG
- a CDS encoding DUF4390 domain-containing protein, with product MNRLLSITVIVLCIMLIPLQVTAQEVSVPEINVYGSTVKVSLTLSLDESQIKLISEGLHKEIVFYIDIFRKWSLWPDEFIKGKKISRTLMVNPVKGEYKVMSVEGNTILEKRFNSLDSMVKWALKIKDTTLTTGTLSDDSSYFIRVTVESVKQKPQQMIGYVFFFVDDRDFKIKKDSDIFTPDAR
- the hisE gene encoding phosphoribosyl-ATP diphosphatase translates to MEKRVLDKLYGVILSRKTIPVEGSYTCKLFESGRGGISKKVGEEAVETILSAYEDDKNRVVSELADLFYHILVFMANEDITLDDVYDELSRRESGEVKQKKALYRTSG
- a CDS encoding bifunctional class I SAM-dependent methyltransferase/glycosyltransferase family 2 protein gives rise to the protein MPIALTNKKQRVMDYYDSIADKRDYYIDKNKYYYDDLIKFLKFTIPAGKRVLEIGSGTGHILAALEPSYGVGVDLSAKMVQTARLKYPYLNFFKMDAEELELNEAPFEYIVISDTIGLFEDIQRVFKQMKPLINNHTRVVITYNCPLWHPLLNIAEALGLKMPKQRLNWLDAEDVSQLLYLEDFEVIKTGRRFLFPKNWAFISAFINKFIAHLPFFNSLCLTGYIIAKPAFRVDGTKPEPTVSVIIPARNERGNIENAVKRTPTLGSHTEIIFVEGHSNDGTLDEIKRVCALYGNKVDLKYTTQDGKGKGDAVRKGFAMATGDILMILDADLTVAPEELPKFYEAIATGKGEFINGTRLVYPLEKESMRFLNMLGNKFFSIMFTWILGQRLKDTLCGTKVLSRENYLKIQANRYFFGDFDPFGDYDLIFGSVKLNLKIVEVPITYKAREYGETNISRFSHGWLLLKMTMFAVNKLKFR
- a CDS encoding DUF3786 domain-containing protein produces the protein MVPSEDKCWGILSGLGVTDVCKRCGVSYDHREEHYIVKSLGIEFSISPKLRKISPLTEHGRVITERFSDFYTLSSLFYLNEARDISESGIIVSPLQIKGGDIFFRGGHVLPLNKLAMKYDGKKDDFLKKGFAMGGEISTYGDVSFKIYPFPRLPVILILWHSDDEFPARADLLLDSTCEFHLPVDVIWYVCMLCTLMMF
- a CDS encoding YajD family HNH nuclease produces the protein MRKVTKKPADGRPVEDIIKELKGQVTKNQSDYRDMSIKIHGLICAKCGTEFNEKNKSLLTVHHKDGNHHNNPADGSNWENLCTYCHDDEHSRGVLGDYLTGK